Proteins encoded in a region of the Candidatus Moanabacter tarae genome:
- the dapA_2 gene encoding 4-hydroxy-tetrahydrodipicolinate synthase — MPTVSEELRKLIVGPIATIPTAFNDSYEIDYGLMAAATELWIEAGLVNGRSALKVAASIGEGQCLREAELPRLLQTVVKAARGRVPILGAIHHKDTIRTIEDAKCAADLGALAVQISPPIFNLPNQDDLLRYYGTISEKIQIGIVVYNTHWLKHGAIFPSTLARMVDFEHVVAIKWSAPNGIDYSDVFALANRFNILDNDNVPIRCHMLGGHGYLIDGIESYPPYYLQLWDLMTQGKYEEATGEWNRFIRPFDPFFEKVVGRSGSDAKVAKGMSKIMGFDLGPPRPPSVAMNEEELAQLCAIMINWGWPVSYPLESV; from the coding sequence ATGCCAACAGTAAGTGAAGAACTCAGGAAACTTATCGTAGGTCCAATTGCTACGATACCTACCGCATTTAACGACAGCTACGAAATTGACTACGGCCTCATGGCAGCCGCTACCGAGCTCTGGATCGAGGCAGGTCTTGTCAACGGTCGGTCTGCTTTAAAAGTGGCAGCATCAATTGGCGAAGGACAATGTCTGCGGGAGGCCGAATTGCCACGTCTATTGCAGACGGTTGTTAAAGCTGCGCGTGGACGAGTGCCAATTCTGGGAGCGATCCACCACAAAGACACAATCCGGACTATTGAGGATGCCAAGTGTGCCGCCGACCTAGGCGCATTAGCCGTACAAATCTCTCCACCTATCTTCAACCTTCCAAACCAGGACGATCTACTTCGCTATTACGGTACTATTTCTGAAAAAATTCAAATCGGCATTGTTGTCTACAACACGCACTGGCTAAAACACGGTGCAATCTTTCCATCGACACTTGCCCGCATGGTTGACTTTGAACACGTTGTCGCCATCAAGTGGTCCGCTCCCAATGGGATCGATTACTCGGACGTATTCGCCCTCGCAAATCGGTTTAATATTCTCGACAACGATAATGTCCCCATTCGCTGCCATATGCTAGGTGGCCATGGATACCTGATCGATGGAATTGAATCCTATCCCCCCTATTACCTCCAACTCTGGGATCTTATGACTCAGGGAAAATACGAGGAAGCCACAGGCGAATGGAATCGATTCATCAGACCCTTTGATCCATTCTTTGAAAAAGTGGTTGGCCGATCCGGTAGCGACGCAAAGGTTGCCAAAGGAATGTCTAAGATTATGGGTTTCGACTTGGGGCCACCCCGACCCCCTTCAGTTGCTATGAATGAAGAAGAACTGGCCCAATTGTGCGCTATAATGATCAATTGGGGCTGGCCAGTCAGTTACCCCCTGGAATCCGTCTGA
- the afr_1 gene encoding 1,5-anhydro-D-fructose reductase, translating into MRTYKVAILGCRSRGSAAAHAYHQHPRTEVVGLCDLLTERLDTLGEELGVKARYNDLDLMITETNPDIVAIPTGTEFHHPLAMRVLEHGVHIDIEKPLCVDLKQADEVLAKANEKNVNIAVHHQGRTSPSMAAVREAISNGLIGEPIHILASGKGYYGGYGLMNIGTHLLNGMIGIAGHCSAVSAVALTAGHPVKPEDVVHAPNGMGAIVGERITATLEFENNLTATLLQHRFHKVNPGTSRIEIHGSKGRLYWAQNSAWHLPSAYFLPDGSYSWKALPKNPPDSFDTKGFANELDYAFTHEYVAALDEGREHTCSGPEGLHVLEIMMGIFESAAHHRRIKLPQKNRHHPLLRWREEAGLATLPQDVPRPYKEWLSHEDNRIA; encoded by the coding sequence ATGAGAACCTATAAAGTAGCTATACTGGGCTGTAGAAGCCGAGGCTCAGCAGCCGCACACGCCTATCATCAACATCCACGTACCGAGGTCGTTGGTCTCTGTGACCTACTCACAGAGCGCTTGGATACTTTGGGCGAAGAGTTAGGGGTTAAAGCGAGATACAATGATCTCGATCTGATGATCACTGAAACCAACCCTGATATAGTGGCCATACCAACCGGAACTGAATTCCACCACCCTCTCGCCATGCGGGTACTCGAACACGGGGTGCACATCGATATCGAGAAGCCCCTCTGTGTTGATCTCAAGCAAGCCGACGAAGTGCTGGCGAAAGCCAACGAAAAAAACGTCAATATCGCTGTACACCATCAGGGCCGAACCAGCCCCTCTATGGCAGCTGTCAGGGAGGCGATTTCCAATGGCCTAATAGGGGAACCCATCCACATTCTAGCCAGCGGCAAGGGCTATTACGGCGGCTACGGTTTAATGAATATCGGAACCCATCTGCTCAACGGGATGATTGGAATCGCGGGCCACTGCAGTGCAGTTTCCGCAGTCGCGCTTACGGCAGGACACCCCGTCAAACCTGAGGATGTCGTTCATGCCCCGAACGGGATGGGGGCCATAGTTGGCGAACGCATTACTGCCACATTGGAATTTGAAAACAACCTGACTGCGACTCTCCTGCAACATCGCTTTCACAAAGTAAATCCGGGGACCTCTCGCATAGAAATCCACGGTTCTAAGGGAAGACTATATTGGGCTCAAAATTCTGCCTGGCACCTTCCTTCGGCTTATTTTCTGCCCGATGGAAGTTACTCTTGGAAAGCCTTACCTAAAAACCCTCCGGATTCTTTTGACACAAAAGGTTTCGCAAATGAGCTGGATTACGCCTTTACCCACGAATATGTTGCCGCTCTCGATGAGGGCAGGGAGCATACCTGCAGCGGACCAGAAGGCTTACACGTCCTGGAAATTATGATGGGCATCTTTGAGTCAGCTGCTCACCATCGTCGAATCAAATTACCTCAGAAAAATCGACATCACCCTCTTCTACGCTGGCGCGAAGAAGCAGGATTAGCAACTCTCCCTCAGGATGTACCGCGACCCTATAAAGAATGGTTATCTCACGAAGACAACCGAATCGCTTAG
- a CDS encoding Fluorothreonine transaldolase, giving the protein MNLRERIVEITSLIKKHREYREACLNLIASENTPSPLVDRLYSAELNHRYGNYTGIDIEAREYQGNRYITRIEGLAQNLAKELFGAEYVDLRPLSGNIAGLAATLATVGPGDCVLEAPNGHRYAKKLASSRLKVDLSARPLPWDGPNSNIDLEKTKELIRRHKPTVVTVGSGIFLFPQPVREIREEMDRSAPDSTLIYDAAHVMGLIAGKRFQDPLREGADIVVSSTHKTLAGPQGGMILTNDRNLAERIGNAIAPLLESNHHLGRLPALAATFQEWLACGEEHASSIIENARALGKELQVRGLPMVGESCGITNSHTLHLITDAYGADKVIEDRLETCGIIVGAVGAPEELGKFGLRLGVQEVTRKGMTLVHAPAIADCIIDAMNGVNPESVLNRVRNMAQKFNQVRFTLE; this is encoded by the coding sequence ATGAATTTACGGGAGAGAATAGTAGAAATTACGTCTCTGATAAAAAAACACCGCGAGTACCGTGAGGCATGCTTGAACCTGATTGCATCGGAAAATACGCCAAGTCCTCTAGTTGATCGTCTCTATTCGGCTGAGCTGAATCATCGGTACGGTAATTATACGGGCATCGATATCGAGGCCAGAGAATATCAGGGAAACCGGTACATAACTCGAATTGAAGGTTTGGCTCAGAACTTAGCGAAGGAACTCTTCGGAGCGGAATACGTCGATTTGCGTCCCTTGTCTGGCAACATCGCCGGCCTTGCTGCAACTTTGGCAACCGTTGGTCCCGGAGACTGCGTGCTTGAAGCACCGAACGGCCATCGATATGCCAAAAAGTTGGCCTCTTCTCGTCTAAAGGTGGATCTTAGCGCGAGGCCCCTCCCGTGGGATGGGCCCAATTCAAATATCGATCTCGAAAAGACAAAAGAACTCATTCGCCGTCACAAACCAACTGTCGTGACGGTTGGTTCTGGTATCTTTCTTTTTCCCCAACCGGTGCGGGAGATCCGGGAAGAAATGGATCGTTCGGCTCCGGATTCGACCCTAATCTATGATGCTGCCCATGTTATGGGTCTAATTGCGGGAAAACGGTTTCAAGATCCATTGCGAGAAGGGGCGGATATCGTTGTCTCAAGTACCCATAAAACTTTAGCAGGTCCGCAGGGAGGAATGATTCTAACAAATGACCGGAATCTAGCTGAGCGTATCGGTAATGCTATTGCACCGTTGCTGGAGAGTAATCACCATCTCGGGCGTCTTCCTGCTCTGGCGGCAACGTTTCAGGAATGGCTTGCTTGTGGTGAGGAGCATGCAAGTAGCATCATAGAGAATGCTCGGGCCCTGGGGAAGGAATTACAAGTCCGGGGTTTACCGATGGTTGGTGAATCCTGTGGAATTACAAACTCTCATACTTTACACCTTATCACTGATGCCTACGGAGCAGATAAGGTGATAGAAGATCGTTTGGAAACTTGCGGTATTATTGTGGGGGCGGTAGGAGCACCCGAAGAGTTGGGAAAGTTCGGGTTGAGACTGGGAGTACAGGAAGTGACTCGCAAGGGTATGACCCTGGTGCACGCTCCGGCTATCGCTGACTGTATTATCGATGCAATGAACGGCGTGAACCCGGAAAGCGTTTTGAATCGGGTAAGGAATATGGCACAGAAGTTTAATCAGGTTCGGTTTACGTTGGAGTAG
- the mfd gene encoding Transcription-repair-coupling factor yields MRAATRVRNRINHFLTGVNLAAAPAICSQIITGESAPVSILLTINHALAEQWMEDIEFISSSIMNTNQVEARILPDLPSLETDSQALFDSECDRLSTLTRLKDFRELKTNDCRLVIVSTPRGLIHPVPPLTKLLADEIILSSGSEFPFGDLVEKLASELKYDSEAICETPGQFAIRGGLIDLYPVNANQPYRIDFFGDQIESIRTYDPTTQRSLSEVESLTIMSVPYGRSQTREQNIYDYLGDSINWILWEPEHLFSEFPSFFSSSEGNHSAVPNFQDLLDSRSQRNDLWYAVSEFEITNPVLATKGKKEVFCTEPLTGYRTYNFEWEIGVDRLHSEQEARSQFLGKILQWKNEGYVVFLVTPNRGVEERLTEIIAKNEHLQNISPIFRRGNLRKGFRISFRDSADTIAWSQDNDKIGLVVVSDSEIFGRYRKHLTGSTNRALPNRSQVDQLLDFSELVEGDMIVHIQHGICAYRGLSKMKLKGIEEEVLSLEFDGGITLHLPLSESHLLTRYVGLTKVRPKLARLGTNIWDKTRRAAEKATLDFAAKLLNLQAQRNLIKGHACSPDTNWQKEFEHAFIYRETPDQLRAIEDIKHDLELPKPVDRLICGDVGFGKTEVAIRAAFKMVMDGRQVAILVPTTVLAQQHFNTFRERMADFPIVVEMISRFRTRNQQKAILSQMRSGGVDVIIGTHRLLGRDIHFNNLGLLVIDEEHRFGVRHKEKLKRLKHNVDVMTMSATPIPRTLYLALMGARDLSVIETPPSDRLPIKTDVKSYSVEIVKKSISFEVARGGQVFYLHNRVDSIDSVANHLRELLPDLRIAVGHGQMEERDLENIMTRFVAGEFDVLVCTTIIESGLDIPNCNTIIIEGADRFGLSQLYQLRGRVGRFKKQAYAYLLLHRHTELIDQARKRLSALRQYTQLGAGYKIAMRDLELRGAGNLLGAQQSGHISGVGFELYCHLLRQSIARLKGKKSAKIIRTNLRLDFINVGTDEKKEKGNLSPGFAVIKEEELGDSRIGNIEAYIPSTYVPETRLRIDFYRQLAISVNPSDIKEIQEALVDRFGPIPKPIKALLLVTEIRCLAELNGILTVETEGDRLKCHRSSIQRETFIKINGRFPRLTKNSPLPRLREIRTFLSKLRL; encoded by the coding sequence GTGCGAGCAGCCACCAGAGTACGGAATCGAATTAACCACTTTCTAACGGGAGTGAATCTGGCTGCAGCCCCCGCAATCTGCAGCCAGATTATTACTGGAGAATCGGCGCCCGTCTCGATTTTGCTCACCATAAATCATGCATTAGCGGAACAGTGGATGGAAGATATCGAGTTCATATCTTCCAGTATCATGAACACAAATCAGGTCGAAGCTAGAATTCTCCCAGATCTTCCATCCCTGGAAACCGATAGTCAGGCATTATTTGATTCGGAATGCGATCGTCTCTCAACATTAACTCGGCTCAAGGATTTCCGTGAACTGAAAACAAATGATTGTAGACTTGTAATAGTCTCCACACCAAGGGGCCTAATACATCCCGTACCTCCATTAACAAAACTCCTTGCTGACGAGATCATCCTCTCTTCAGGTTCTGAATTCCCTTTTGGAGACCTAGTCGAAAAACTGGCCTCAGAACTGAAATACGACTCCGAGGCGATCTGTGAGACACCGGGCCAATTTGCCATTCGTGGTGGATTAATCGATCTCTACCCGGTTAATGCTAATCAGCCTTACCGTATCGATTTTTTTGGCGATCAAATCGAATCCATAAGGACCTATGATCCAACAACTCAACGCTCTCTTAGTGAGGTTGAAAGCCTCACAATAATGTCCGTCCCTTACGGGCGTTCACAGACCCGGGAACAAAATATTTATGATTACCTGGGGGATTCGATTAATTGGATACTATGGGAACCAGAACATCTCTTCTCGGAATTTCCCTCGTTTTTTAGCTCCTCCGAGGGAAACCATTCCGCAGTACCTAATTTTCAGGATCTACTCGATTCTAGGTCGCAACGTAATGATCTTTGGTACGCAGTGTCGGAATTCGAAATTACGAATCCTGTTTTAGCGACCAAGGGCAAAAAGGAAGTTTTCTGCACGGAACCATTAACCGGCTATCGGACCTATAATTTCGAGTGGGAGATTGGAGTCGATCGGTTGCATTCTGAACAAGAAGCGAGGAGTCAATTTTTAGGAAAAATCCTTCAGTGGAAGAATGAAGGTTACGTTGTTTTCCTTGTTACTCCAAACCGAGGCGTCGAAGAACGCCTAACTGAAATCATCGCTAAGAATGAACACCTACAAAATATTTCTCCTATTTTTCGGAGAGGAAATCTGAGGAAAGGGTTCCGCATTAGTTTTCGGGATTCTGCTGATACAATCGCGTGGTCCCAGGATAATGATAAAATCGGTCTTGTTGTCGTCAGCGACTCTGAAATCTTCGGGCGTTATAGGAAACATTTGACTGGATCGACGAACAGAGCACTCCCCAATCGCTCTCAAGTAGACCAGTTACTCGACTTCTCTGAACTCGTAGAGGGCGATATGATCGTTCATATACAGCACGGCATATGCGCTTATCGGGGCCTCTCTAAAATGAAGCTTAAAGGTATAGAAGAAGAAGTCCTCTCACTTGAGTTTGATGGAGGGATTACCCTGCATCTTCCTCTGAGCGAGTCTCACCTACTTACCCGTTATGTCGGCTTAACTAAGGTCAGGCCAAAACTGGCTCGGCTTGGGACCAATATTTGGGACAAGACCCGTCGTGCGGCAGAGAAAGCGACTCTCGATTTCGCAGCCAAACTTCTCAACCTTCAAGCTCAAAGAAATCTCATTAAGGGGCATGCCTGTAGTCCCGACACTAACTGGCAAAAGGAATTTGAGCATGCATTCATTTACCGAGAGACTCCAGATCAGCTTAGAGCGATCGAAGATATAAAGCACGATCTTGAACTCCCTAAACCGGTTGACCGGCTAATCTGTGGCGATGTCGGTTTCGGGAAGACAGAAGTCGCCATTAGAGCCGCATTTAAAATGGTAATGGATGGACGGCAAGTAGCGATACTCGTCCCAACAACTGTTTTGGCCCAACAGCATTTTAATACTTTTCGCGAGCGTATGGCAGATTTTCCCATTGTCGTTGAAATGATCAGCCGTTTTCGGACCAGGAACCAACAAAAAGCAATCTTATCTCAAATGCGCTCAGGAGGTGTCGATGTGATTATCGGCACCCATCGTCTTCTCGGACGAGATATCCATTTCAACAATCTCGGACTCCTTGTGATCGACGAGGAGCACCGATTCGGGGTACGACACAAGGAAAAGCTCAAGCGACTTAAACATAATGTGGATGTTATGACAATGAGTGCGACACCCATCCCCCGGACTCTTTATCTCGCCCTCATGGGTGCCCGCGATCTCAGTGTTATCGAAACCCCGCCTTCAGATCGGCTTCCTATCAAGACAGATGTCAAGAGCTACAGCGTTGAGATCGTCAAGAAGTCAATCTCCTTTGAAGTAGCCCGTGGTGGACAAGTCTTCTACCTCCACAACCGAGTAGATTCAATTGATTCCGTTGCTAATCATCTCAGAGAACTGCTCCCCGATTTACGTATCGCGGTGGGCCACGGCCAAATGGAAGAACGAGATTTGGAAAACATCATGACTCGTTTCGTGGCAGGAGAATTTGATGTCCTGGTTTGTACCACTATCATCGAGTCCGGTCTTGATATTCCAAACTGCAATACAATTATCATCGAAGGCGCAGATCGTTTCGGGCTCTCCCAGCTCTACCAGCTTCGAGGCAGAGTAGGTCGCTTCAAGAAGCAGGCTTATGCCTACCTCCTCCTACACCGGCATACCGAGTTGATCGACCAAGCTCGGAAGCGTCTTTCCGCTCTCCGACAATACACCCAGCTAGGTGCTGGTTATAAAATCGCGATGCGGGATTTAGAACTCCGTGGGGCCGGAAATCTACTGGGGGCCCAACAGAGCGGCCACATCTCCGGCGTCGGTTTCGAACTTTACTGTCACCTATTAAGACAGAGTATCGCCCGACTAAAAGGGAAAAAATCTGCCAAGATCATCCGCACAAACCTTCGTCTTGACTTCATAAATGTTGGGACAGACGAAAAGAAAGAAAAAGGCAACCTATCCCCAGGTTTTGCTGTAATAAAGGAGGAGGAATTGGGGGATTCCCGAATTGGAAATATTGAGGCTTATATCCCTTCGACCTATGTTCCTGAGACCCGCCTCCGTATCGATTTTTACCGGCAACTCGCTATTTCTGTCAACCCGTCCGATATCAAAGAAATACAGGAGGCTCTCGTAGATCGATTTGGTCCCATTCCCAAGCCGATCAAGGCCCTTCTTTTAGTTACAGAAATTCGTTGTCTGGCAGAACTTAATGGCATCCTTACCGTCGAAACAGAAGGGGACCGGCTAAAGTGTCACAGATCCTCAATTCAACGCGAGACTTTCATCAAAATCAACGGGAGGTTTCCTCGACTGACTAAAAACTCACCCCTCCCAAGACTTCGAGAAATTCGAACCTTTCTGTCTAAACTGCGGCTATAA
- the argE_1 gene encoding Acetylornithine deacetylase, with amino-acid sequence MTPDPVKLTKELISYNSVSHLTNVPITNHVSNVLKSIGFKVEELPYKDANGVDKLSIIGKLGKGTGGLTLMSHNDVVPAVNAEDWTGSPFSARLSDGRLYGRGAADMKGPLAASICAAAHFKAKKLNAPVYIVVAADEEVNARGAYDITNHSDFFKEAKDGSGLICEPTGLRVVYAHKGGLSIRIESKGRAAHTSTLKGSNANLKMIPFLGEMTKINKLVLSSKQYRNEEFDPPSSEWCIGINDHNPAMNVSPVQSICQLAYRLMPGVNAAPLIDRTKSCAAKNGLKCRILKQHKPLYTPPDSPLVQTALKLTGTRKPKTVPYGTDGVAYSTKMKRLIVLGPGSISQAHTVDEWIEVKQLHKAVDIYSRFIDYFCVNIEA; translated from the coding sequence ATGACACCTGATCCAGTAAAACTTACAAAGGAGCTCATCAGCTATAATTCGGTAAGCCACCTAACAAATGTGCCGATAACCAATCATGTGTCGAATGTCCTTAAGTCGATCGGTTTCAAAGTAGAGGAACTTCCCTATAAGGATGCTAATGGGGTAGATAAGCTTTCCATCATAGGGAAATTAGGCAAGGGGACAGGAGGGTTGACCTTGATGAGCCACAACGATGTCGTCCCGGCCGTCAACGCCGAAGACTGGACTGGCAGTCCTTTTAGTGCCCGACTTTCTGATGGCAGATTGTACGGTAGAGGGGCAGCGGATATGAAGGGCCCACTCGCTGCCTCCATTTGTGCCGCAGCCCATTTTAAAGCTAAAAAACTCAATGCGCCGGTCTACATCGTTGTCGCGGCTGATGAAGAAGTTAACGCTCGGGGTGCCTACGACATCACGAATCACTCGGACTTTTTTAAGGAAGCGAAGGATGGGAGTGGCCTGATCTGTGAGCCTACAGGTCTTCGAGTCGTATATGCCCATAAGGGCGGACTATCGATTCGTATCGAATCTAAAGGTCGGGCGGCACACACGAGTACGTTAAAGGGATCCAATGCTAATCTGAAAATGATCCCGTTTTTGGGGGAGATGACGAAAATCAATAAGTTAGTGCTGTCATCAAAACAGTATCGTAACGAAGAGTTTGATCCACCTAGTTCGGAATGGTGTATCGGCATCAACGACCACAACCCAGCTATGAATGTCTCTCCCGTTCAAAGCATCTGTCAACTCGCTTACCGGCTAATGCCCGGTGTGAATGCTGCACCACTGATCGACAGGACAAAAAGTTGTGCGGCAAAAAACGGACTCAAGTGCAGAATTTTAAAACAACATAAGCCACTCTACACTCCCCCGGATTCGCCCCTCGTCCAAACTGCCCTGAAACTTACAGGAACCCGTAAGCCCAAAACAGTTCCTTACGGGACTGACGGTGTTGCTTACTCAACTAAAATGAAACGACTGATTGTACTGGGACCCGGAAGTATCTCTCAGGCTCACACCGTGGATGAGTGGATTGAGGTCAAGCAACTTCATAAAGCCGTCGATATCTACAGTCGCTTTATTGATTATTTTTGTGTAAATATTGAGGCCTGA
- a CDS encoding 2-haloacrylate reductase codes for MKAIIVEEFGEANVLKLRETQNLNPGEGEVLIRTEATGVNPVETYIRSGTHALKPDLPYTPGSDASGTVDAVGTGVNDLSVGERVYTAGTISGAYAEQILCQRSQVHALPESVSFNQGSAINIPYGTAFRGLHQRGEAKPGETLLIHGASGSVGSAAAQMGVAHGMKVIGTVGTERGAEMVRSQGVEHVFNHNSEGYLEQIREVTCGSGVDLILEMLANVNLANDLSIIANKGRIVVIGCRGTIEINPREAMMKEADIRGLVLFGASPEEIASIHSEIGSGLRNGTLSPIVGKEMSLSEAAAAHGAVLEAGAYGKIVLVP; via the coding sequence ATGAAAGCAATAATAGTAGAAGAATTTGGCGAAGCGAATGTTTTGAAGCTTCGGGAGACCCAGAACCTAAATCCTGGAGAAGGTGAAGTCTTGATTCGAACTGAGGCGACTGGAGTGAATCCAGTAGAGACCTACATCAGGAGCGGAACCCATGCCCTAAAGCCGGATCTCCCTTACACGCCGGGTTCCGACGCCAGCGGGACGGTAGATGCGGTTGGAACGGGAGTCAATGACCTGAGTGTTGGAGAGAGAGTCTACACGGCAGGGACAATATCGGGTGCCTATGCCGAACAGATTCTTTGTCAGCGTAGTCAGGTACATGCTCTTCCAGAATCAGTGAGTTTTAACCAGGGGTCGGCAATAAATATACCCTATGGCACGGCCTTTCGAGGTCTCCATCAGAGAGGGGAGGCAAAACCTGGAGAGACCCTTTTAATTCACGGTGCCAGTGGGTCTGTGGGAAGCGCTGCGGCCCAGATGGGAGTTGCTCACGGCATGAAGGTAATCGGTACAGTTGGAACAGAGCGTGGCGCTGAAATGGTTCGGAGTCAGGGTGTAGAACACGTCTTTAATCACAATAGCGAAGGATATCTCGAGCAGATCCGTGAAGTAACCTGTGGGAGTGGAGTGGATCTGATTCTTGAAATGCTAGCCAATGTGAATCTGGCAAATGATCTTTCAATTATTGCTAATAAAGGAAGGATTGTTGTAATCGGCTGTCGAGGAACAATCGAGATTAACCCTCGGGAAGCGATGATGAAAGAAGCGGATATAAGAGGCTTGGTGCTTTTTGGCGCTTCACCGGAGGAAATAGCGAGCATTCACTCCGAGATTGGAAGCGGACTTCGAAATGGTACTTTATCCCCGATCGTCGGTAAAGAAATGTCCCTAAGTGAAGCGGCCGCGGCCCACGGAGCGGTTCTTGAGGCTGGGGCTTACGGGAAGATTGTTCTCGTCCCATAG
- a CDS encoding Putative peptidyl-prolyl cis-trans isomerase yields MIVRSIATWLILQLAGLVLVAQEANRIWEPPFKHGIAAVAEERIITYEELRREMAPLIGQIRQKARSSMEFEQLMSQLYFDVLQDLIDRVLIVKEFNKKEYNIPQTIIENEYDRILIEDFNDDRRKFLESLQEQGKTVSEFRSDLKESIIVSVMRGEMRKSLSEISPEKIENFYNANKIHFFQEESVHLRLIMLKPLADEPKDLLRQNAERIIQKLNKGVEFSEIAREESQDSRGKKGGDWGWINRADLRPELSKAAFALDPHQYSQPIELGEQIFILYLEDKMDEGIQVLSEVRDTIENILAGQIAKKARDSWMKRLRKDSYVRFF; encoded by the coding sequence ATGATCGTAAGGTCTATCGCTACATGGCTTATCTTGCAACTGGCAGGACTCGTCCTAGTTGCCCAAGAGGCCAATCGGATCTGGGAACCTCCCTTCAAACATGGCATTGCGGCTGTTGCCGAGGAGCGCATTATAACGTATGAGGAGCTCCGACGCGAAATGGCGCCACTAATTGGCCAGATCCGTCAGAAGGCAAGGAGCTCGATGGAATTCGAGCAACTAATGTCGCAACTTTATTTCGATGTCCTTCAGGACCTGATAGACCGAGTGCTGATTGTAAAGGAATTCAATAAAAAAGAATACAACATTCCGCAAACGATAATCGAAAACGAATATGATCGGATACTGATTGAAGACTTTAACGATGATCGAAGAAAATTTCTCGAGAGTCTCCAGGAACAAGGCAAGACGGTGAGTGAATTCCGCAGCGATCTCAAAGAGAGCATAATCGTTAGTGTGATGCGCGGCGAAATGCGGAAGTCTCTCTCCGAGATCAGTCCTGAAAAAATAGAGAACTTCTACAATGCGAATAAGATTCATTTCTTCCAAGAAGAGAGCGTCCACCTCCGACTCATTATGCTAAAACCCCTAGCGGATGAACCCAAAGACTTACTCCGCCAAAATGCCGAGAGAATCATACAAAAACTAAATAAGGGTGTTGAATTTTCTGAAATCGCCAGAGAAGAGAGCCAGGACTCCCGCGGCAAAAAAGGTGGAGACTGGGGTTGGATTAATCGAGCGGATCTTCGCCCGGAACTCAGTAAAGCCGCTTTTGCCCTCGATCCACATCAGTACAGTCAACCGATTGAACTTGGTGAACAGATCTTTATCCTCTACCTTGAGGATAAAATGGATGAAGGGATTCAGGTCTTGTCCGAAGTGCGTGATACCATTGAGAATATCCTTGCTGGCCAGATTGCTAAAAAAGCCCGGGATAGCTGGATGAAGCGCCTTCGGAAGGATTCTTATGTTAGGTTTTTTTGA
- the rnc gene encoding Ribonuclease 3, with protein sequence MLEHRSRKLSGRELSIEALQKAIGYQFRDKELLERSVTHPSFFQKRSHSIGHRQHNQRLEFLGDAILSAILAEQLLKLMPLEREGVLSQARSALSRGTHLAELARKLGLGSYIRMSTSEEHQGGRTRDSILEDVLEAIIGAIYLDSDWETVRKIILPWYGNIQGHLANFIHQEQNPKGSLQELVQPIFGNNALIYAVTAESGPAHEKNFQVEVSVAGQRVGMGEGSSKKEAEEEAARVALLNWNQIEFAEN encoded by the coding sequence ATGTTGGAACATAGAAGCAGAAAACTTTCCGGTAGAGAACTCAGTATCGAAGCGCTCCAAAAGGCTATCGGCTACCAATTTAGAGACAAAGAGCTTCTGGAACGAAGCGTAACGCATCCCTCATTTTTCCAAAAAAGATCCCATTCAATAGGTCATAGGCAGCATAATCAACGTCTTGAGTTTCTCGGAGATGCGATTCTTTCAGCAATTCTCGCGGAGCAACTTTTAAAGCTAATGCCTTTGGAACGGGAAGGCGTGCTGAGCCAGGCGCGATCAGCTCTTTCTCGAGGTACTCATCTTGCCGAACTAGCTCGCAAGCTGGGGCTCGGTTCCTACATCCGGATGAGCACAAGCGAGGAACACCAAGGAGGCAGAACCCGTGATTCAATTCTCGAAGATGTGCTTGAAGCTATCATCGGTGCAATATATCTGGATAGCGATTGGGAAACTGTCCGAAAAATAATCCTTCCGTGGTACGGTAACATACAAGGACATTTGGCCAATTTCATTCATCAGGAACAGAATCCAAAGGGGAGTCTGCAGGAATTAGTTCAACCGATATTTGGCAATAACGCCCTCATATACGCAGTGACTGCCGAGTCTGGACCAGCTCATGAAAAAAATTTCCAAGTGGAAGTATCAGTAGCTGGCCAAAGAGTGGGAATGGGTGAAGGATCGAGTAAGAAGGAAGCCGAAGAGGAAGCAGCTAGAGTCGCACTCTTGAATTGGAATCAAATTGAATTCGCCGAGAACTGA